One genomic region from Candidatus Eremiobacterota bacterium encodes:
- a CDS encoding isocitrate/isopropylmalate dehydrogenase family protein, whose protein sequence is MAKYRIAWLPGDGVGKDVCEAAKIVLDQMALDADYIHGDIGWECWVREGDPLPPRTIEILKSTDCCLFGAITSKDKEAAAKELEPSLQGKGLSYFSPIVRLRQEFNLRTNMRPCKAYKGNPLNYRDDIDIVIFRENTEGLYAGIEFHPMPQEFVDTLVKLHPKMKRFKDVPLDEMAFSSRLMTKKGCENIVREGFEFAKKYGYKSVTIVDKPNVLRETGGLMIRTARAVAKNYPDIAMGETNIDAMCMWLIKNPQDYSVLVAENMFGDIISDLCAQLVGGLGFASSANIGDKYAVFEPTHGSAPKYAGKYKVNPMAMLLTVKLMLDHLGEDKKAAALESAIAEVIREGKVRTYDMGGSNTTLEVAQEVASKVKAGAALS, encoded by the coding sequence ATGGCAAAGTACAGGATAGCGTGGCTCCCCGGCGACGGCGTGGGCAAGGATGTCTGTGAGGCCGCAAAGATTGTGCTGGACCAGATGGCCCTTGACGCGGACTATATTCATGGCGACATAGGCTGGGAATGCTGGGTCAGGGAAGGCGACCCCCTTCCGCCAAGAACCATAGAGATTCTGAAGAGCACCGACTGCTGCCTCTTCGGGGCCATCACGTCGAAGGACAAGGAGGCCGCGGCGAAAGAGCTCGAGCCTTCGCTCCAGGGCAAGGGCCTCTCCTATTTCAGCCCTATCGTGCGCCTGCGCCAGGAATTCAACCTGAGGACCAACATGCGCCCCTGCAAGGCCTACAAGGGAAATCCTCTCAATTACCGCGACGACATCGATATCGTGATCTTCAGGGAGAACACCGAGGGGCTCTATGCCGGGATTGAATTTCACCCCATGCCCCAGGAGTTCGTGGACACCCTTGTGAAGCTTCACCCCAAGATGAAGCGCTTCAAGGACGTGCCCCTCGACGAGATGGCCTTCTCCAGCCGCCTGATGACAAAGAAAGGCTGCGAGAACATCGTGAGAGAAGGCTTCGAATTCGCGAAGAAATACGGCTACAAGTCCGTCACCATCGTGGACAAGCCTAACGTGCTGAGGGAGACCGGCGGCCTCATGATCAGGACTGCCCGGGCAGTGGCAAAGAATTACCCTGATATAGCCATGGGGGAGACCAACATCGACGCCATGTGCATGTGGCTCATCAAGAACCCCCAGGACTATTCGGTGCTTGTGGCCGAGAACATGTTCGGCGACATAATCTCGGACCTCTGTGCCCAGCTTGTGGGAGGCCTCGGGTTCGCCTCGAGCGCCAACATAGGCGATAAATACGCGGTCTTCGAGCCGACCCACGGCTCTGCTCCCAAGTATGCGGGCAAATACAAGGTGAATCCCATGGCGATGCTTCTCACGGTCAAACTCATGCTTGATCACCTCGGTGAGGACAAGAAGGCCGCCGCCCTTGAATCGGCCATTGCCGAGGTCATAAGGGAAGGGAAAGTGAGGACCTACGATATGGGAGGGAGCAACACGACCCTCGAGGTGGCACAGGAAGTCGCCTCGAAGGTAAAGGCAGGGGCCGCCCTGTCATAA
- a CDS encoding aconitase/3-isopropylmalate dehydratase large subunit family protein: MGMTMIEKILKNHTKDEVAPGKIIWLDLDVRSARDFGGASVVKNLREHFPGGKLADSAKTFFTFDCVVPANTIAYAENQQTCRDYAAEQGIRLYDVDAGIGSHVMIEEGIAIPGATVVGTDSHLNIMGALGAFGQGMGDVDIAFAFKTGRTWFEVPRSMKIVLKGTYQYPATAKDLILFIIGKLGASGGLGYSVELYGPAIERMTLAERITVASMGTEMGTITFLMEPGDEILEYSRKRSGKAHIERISADADAHYDKVLELDVAGLAPQIALPPKPSKVSAVAEVSGKKINSVFIGSCTNGTYDDIRLAAEILKGGKVAPGVMAKVVPATKEVYGRMLSEGLLETFFSSGVIVSNPGCGGCASGQIGMTGKGEVQISTSNRNFAGKQGSGDTYLASPVTAAWCALKGEICAPGVKPVAAR, translated from the coding sequence ATGGGTATGACAATGATAGAGAAGATACTCAAGAACCATACGAAAGATGAAGTGGCGCCGGGGAAAATCATCTGGCTGGACCTCGATGTGAGGTCGGCCAGGGACTTCGGCGGGGCGAGCGTGGTGAAGAATCTCAGGGAGCACTTCCCCGGCGGGAAGCTTGCCGATTCCGCGAAAACCTTCTTTACCTTTGACTGCGTCGTGCCGGCCAATACCATCGCCTACGCCGAAAACCAGCAGACATGCCGTGATTACGCCGCAGAGCAGGGCATCAGGCTCTATGATGTCGATGCGGGAATAGGCTCCCATGTGATGATAGAGGAAGGGATAGCAATCCCCGGGGCCACCGTCGTCGGCACCGACAGCCACCTCAACATCATGGGAGCCCTGGGCGCCTTCGGCCAGGGGATGGGTGACGTCGATATCGCTTTCGCCTTCAAGACGGGAAGGACATGGTTCGAGGTCCCCAGGAGTATGAAGATAGTCCTGAAGGGAACCTATCAGTACCCCGCGACGGCCAAGGATCTGATCCTCTTCATCATTGGGAAGCTGGGCGCCTCGGGAGGCCTCGGGTACTCCGTGGAGCTTTACGGCCCGGCGATTGAGCGCATGACCCTTGCCGAGAGGATCACCGTGGCGAGCATGGGGACGGAGATGGGGACCATCACGTTCCTCATGGAGCCCGGTGATGAGATCCTGGAGTATTCCAGGAAGCGCTCAGGAAAGGCTCATATAGAAAGAATCTCTGCCGATGCTGATGCTCACTATGACAAGGTCCTTGAGCTGGACGTGGCGGGCCTCGCCCCGCAGATAGCCCTGCCGCCCAAGCCTTCAAAGGTGAGCGCCGTGGCCGAGGTATCCGGCAAAAAGATCAACTCCGTGTTCATCGGCTCCTGCACCAACGGCACCTATGACGACATAAGGCTTGCCGCGGAGATCCTCAAGGGCGGGAAAGTCGCGCCCGGTGTCATGGCAAAAGTCGTGCCGGCCACGAAGGAGGTATATGGCAGAATGCTCAGTGAGGGGCTGCTGGAAACCTTCTTTTCGAGCGGCGTGATAGTCTCCAATCCCGGCTGCGGCGGCTGCGCCTCGGGCCAGATAGGGATGACGGGCAAAGGCGAGGTGCAGATAAGCACCTCCAACAGGAACTTCGCCGGCAAGCAGGGCTCGGGTGACACGTATCTCGCGAGCCCCGTGACTGCCGCCTGGTGCGCTCTCAAGGGGGAGATCTGCGCCCCCGGGGTGAAGCCGGTGGCGGCCCGTTAG
- a CDS encoding 3-isopropylmalate dehydratase — METTVKGRVWKICDAGGRLIDDIDTDQIFHNAHLAITDIGKMGAHAFGNLEGWKDFPSKAKPGDILMVGGNFGAGSSRQHAVDCFASLGTGLIIAESYGAIYERNAINSGFPILACPGVKELAIKNGDSIEVDLRTGKMRNMTEGRDLGQARPFSGVQMDIYRAGNLFDYARGM; from the coding sequence ATGGAGACGACGGTAAAGGGAAGAGTATGGAAGATCTGCGACGCCGGGGGCCGGCTCATTGACGATATTGACACGGACCAGATATTTCACAATGCCCACCTGGCCATCACCGATATAGGGAAAATGGGAGCCCACGCCTTCGGGAACCTGGAAGGATGGAAAGATTTTCCCTCAAAGGCGAAGCCTGGCGATATCCTCATGGTAGGAGGCAACTTCGGCGCCGGCTCTTCCAGGCAGCACGCCGTGGACTGCTTCGCCTCCCTCGGTACAGGCCTCATCATCGCGGAATCCTATGGGGCAATTTATGAAAGGAACGCGATTAATTCGGGGTTTCCCATCCTGGCCTGTCCCGGTGTCAAGGAGCTCGCCATCAAAAACGGCGACAGCATTGAGGTGGACCTCCGCACGGGGAAGATGAGAAATATGACAGAGGGCAGGGACCTGGGCCAGGCAAGGCCCTTCTCAGGCGTGCAGATGGATATCTACAGAGCGGGGAACCTTTTTGACTACGCGCGCGGGATGTGA
- a CDS encoding acyl-CoA dehydrogenase family protein: MKCVRPPEAVASAEELLSIDDMLSPDERMVRDVVRRFVEKEILPLEAEHFDKGTFPLDVGRRLGSELGLFGCTLPEEYGGSGVSHTAYGIANEELEFGGSGWRSLLSVQSGLVMYPIFQYGTEEQKRKWLPGLADGRFLGCFGLTESGSGSDPASMRTRIKKAGSDFIVNGTKAWITNGSVADVAVVWGRDEEGSVQGVLVEKGMKGFTARNEEHKYSLRASVTSYLMLDEVRIPEANVLPGARGLGAALRCLNQARYGISWGAVGSARFCFKEALCYSLSREQFGAPIASFQLQQEKLAWMFSEIFKARLLCLRIGRLKEKFGLHHALVSMAKRNNVAMARECARLAREIHGAYGISGDYPVWRHMADMESVYTYEGTHDIHTLIIGEALTGISAFRGAGDERQ; the protein is encoded by the coding sequence ATGAAGTGCGTGAGACCGCCTGAGGCTGTCGCCTCGGCAGAGGAGCTTCTCTCCATCGATGACATGCTCTCCCCAGATGAGCGGATGGTGAGAGATGTGGTGCGGAGGTTTGTCGAGAAGGAGATTCTTCCCCTGGAGGCTGAGCATTTCGACAAGGGCACCTTTCCCCTTGACGTGGGGAGGCGCCTGGGATCGGAGCTGGGCCTCTTCGGGTGCACCCTCCCCGAGGAATACGGCGGATCGGGCGTATCCCACACGGCATACGGCATCGCCAACGAGGAGCTGGAGTTCGGCGGGAGCGGGTGGCGGAGCCTCCTCTCGGTACAGAGCGGCCTCGTGATGTACCCTATCTTCCAGTACGGCACGGAGGAGCAGAAGAGAAAATGGCTCCCCGGCCTTGCGGACGGCCGGTTCCTGGGATGCTTCGGCCTCACCGAGTCGGGATCGGGCTCGGATCCAGCTTCTATGAGGACCAGGATAAAGAAAGCGGGGAGCGACTTCATCGTGAACGGCACAAAAGCCTGGATCACCAACGGCAGCGTCGCTGACGTGGCCGTCGTGTGGGGAAGGGATGAGGAGGGCTCTGTCCAGGGCGTCCTTGTGGAGAAGGGCATGAAGGGCTTCACGGCACGCAACGAGGAGCACAAGTACTCGCTGCGTGCCTCGGTGACGTCGTACCTCATGCTTGACGAGGTGAGAATCCCTGAGGCTAATGTGCTCCCCGGGGCACGGGGCCTGGGCGCCGCCCTCCGGTGCCTCAACCAGGCCCGCTACGGAATCTCCTGGGGTGCCGTGGGCTCGGCCCGCTTCTGCTTCAAGGAGGCGCTCTGCTATTCTCTCTCGAGGGAGCAGTTCGGCGCTCCAATCGCCTCCTTCCAGCTCCAGCAGGAAAAGCTCGCCTGGATGTTCTCCGAGATCTTCAAGGCGCGCCTCCTGTGCCTTCGCATCGGGAGACTCAAGGAGAAGTTCGGCCTTCACCATGCCCTTGTGTCCATGGCCAAGAGGAATAACGTCGCCATGGCAAGGGAATGCGCGAGGCTTGCCAGGGAGATCCACGGTGCCTACGGGATCTCGGGCGATTACCCGGTATGGCGCCACATGGCTGACATGGAAAGCGTCTATACCTACGAAGGTACCCACGACATTCACACCCTCATCATAGGCGAAGCCCTCACGGGAATCTCCGCCTTCAGGGGGGCGGGCGATGAGAGGCAATGA
- a CDS encoding deoxyribodipyrimidine photo-lyase — protein sequence MIQKERIRHLNEKTGSRGAYVLYWMQASQRAQANHALEYSIREANATGKPVIVYFGVMESYPAANARHYRFMLEGISEVRESLRRRGIAMVIAREAPYEGAVRLSKDAALLVADRGYTLHQREWRAFVAERAHCRAVEVESDVVVPVETASIKEEYAAATIRPKIREKLPYFMVPLGEQEPRLPSLSMGFETADPMELEGQLPLDRSVEPVASMRGGASEAQKRLRHFIAHLLDGYDVKRNDPALEFQSQMSPYLHFGQIPPLLIALEVQRAGGPGAEAYLEELIVRRELSVNYLWYNPRYGSFEGLPPWAAGTLEKHGADRREVLYSLDELEAAKTHDPYWNAAQKEMVIRGKMHGYMRMYWGKKILEWSPSPREAFGRALYLNDKYELDGRDPNGYTGIAWCFGKHDRPWKERGIFGTVRYMNARGLERKFDARAYVAKVNSIERGARQ from the coding sequence ATGATTCAGAAGGAGCGCATCCGCCATCTCAATGAGAAGACCGGGAGCCGCGGCGCATATGTCCTTTACTGGATGCAGGCCTCGCAGCGCGCCCAGGCAAACCATGCCCTGGAATACAGCATAAGAGAGGCCAACGCCACAGGGAAGCCCGTCATCGTTTACTTCGGCGTCATGGAGAGCTACCCGGCCGCCAATGCCCGTCATTACCGCTTCATGCTCGAGGGAATAAGCGAGGTCCGTGAGAGCCTGAGAAGGCGGGGGATTGCCATGGTCATCGCCAGGGAGGCTCCTTATGAAGGTGCCGTGCGCCTCTCGAAGGACGCGGCGCTGCTGGTGGCTGACAGGGGATATACTCTGCACCAGCGTGAGTGGCGTGCCTTCGTGGCAGAGAGAGCCCATTGCCGGGCAGTGGAGGTGGAAAGCGACGTGGTAGTCCCCGTGGAGACTGCCTCAATCAAGGAGGAATATGCGGCAGCGACGATAAGGCCGAAGATCAGGGAAAAGCTCCCTTATTTCATGGTCCCCCTCGGGGAGCAGGAGCCCCGCCTCCCTTCCCTGTCAATGGGCTTTGAGACGGCAGATCCCATGGAACTGGAGGGGCAGCTCCCCCTGGACAGGTCAGTGGAGCCTGTGGCATCGATGAGGGGAGGCGCCTCTGAAGCTCAAAAAAGGCTCAGGCACTTCATTGCCCATCTGCTGGACGGATATGACGTGAAAAGAAACGATCCTGCCCTTGAGTTTCAGTCACAGATGAGCCCATATCTTCATTTCGGGCAGATCCCGCCTCTTCTTATCGCCCTGGAGGTTCAGAGGGCCGGCGGGCCCGGCGCCGAAGCCTACCTGGAGGAGCTTATCGTGAGGCGGGAGCTCTCGGTGAACTACCTCTGGTATAATCCCCGGTACGGCAGCTTCGAGGGCCTTCCCCCCTGGGCTGCCGGGACCCTTGAGAAGCATGGAGCAGACAGGCGTGAAGTTCTTTACTCCCTCGATGAGCTCGAGGCTGCAAAGACCCACGATCCTTACTGGAACGCTGCACAGAAAGAGATGGTCATAAGGGGGAAGATGCATGGCTACATGCGGATGTACTGGGGGAAGAAGATCCTGGAGTGGAGCCCTTCTCCCCGTGAAGCCTTCGGGCGTGCATTGTATCTCAACGATAAATACGAGCTTGACGGGCGTGATCCCAACGGCTATACCGGCATTGCCTGGTGCTTCGGCAAGCATGACAGGCCCTGGAAGGAGCGGGGCATCTTCGGGACCGTGCGGTATATGAATGCCCGGGGCCTCGAGAGGAAATTCGACGCCCGCGCTTATGTGGCTAAAGTGAATTCAATCGAAAGAGGTGCCCGGCAATGA
- a CDS encoding prolyl oligopeptidase family serine peptidase — translation MKRIFVTLLAAMFLLSSGAPAEDNAKPVTYEVGEGRSLTAYLSLPHGYKEGKRCPAIFLIHGGAGVRKKGTTTGAMKTLNFPAVQEHLVKKYVVFSAEYFSDYFGDPREFQSMSAAFAAMLREPSVDPARIAAVGVSHGGYLTLMTAMNPAVKVRIKAAVSVSGVVDVASWADYMFGIMDIFSIARGSTSGEKEEKLDNFTSYVTDLKSTLGWPPDKDEKTAESYREISVITYCGRLAVPLLVLHGDADRLVPPSQARMLKKALEKEKKAFEYHEVKEGGHLIFGKDTKTWEHIDAFLKKNL, via the coding sequence ATGAAAAGAATATTCGTAACCCTGCTTGCGGCGATGTTTCTTCTCTCTTCCGGTGCCCCGGCGGAAGATAATGCAAAGCCCGTCACTTACGAGGTCGGCGAGGGGCGGAGTCTCACGGCCTATCTCTCCCTTCCCCATGGCTATAAGGAAGGAAAGAGGTGCCCCGCCATCTTCCTCATCCACGGCGGTGCCGGCGTGCGGAAAAAGGGCACGACGACGGGTGCCATGAAGACTCTTAATTTCCCTGCCGTCCAGGAGCACCTCGTGAAAAAGTACGTGGTCTTCTCCGCAGAGTATTTCTCTGATTATTTCGGCGATCCCCGGGAATTCCAGAGCATGAGCGCAGCCTTTGCGGCGATGCTCAGAGAGCCTTCCGTCGATCCCGCCAGGATAGCCGCAGTGGGCGTAAGCCACGGGGGATACCTCACGCTGATGACCGCAATGAATCCCGCCGTGAAGGTCAGGATCAAGGCCGCCGTCAGTGTTTCCGGCGTCGTAGACGTGGCCTCATGGGCCGACTACATGTTCGGCATCATGGATATTTTTTCCATAGCCCGGGGCAGCACGTCCGGGGAGAAGGAGGAGAAGCTGGATAACTTCACGTCGTATGTGACGGACCTGAAGAGCACTCTGGGATGGCCCCCCGATAAGGATGAAAAGACCGCGGAGAGCTACAGGGAGATTTCTGTCATCACTTACTGCGGGCGCCTGGCGGTGCCCCTCCTGGTGCTCCATGGCGATGCCGACCGGCTTGTCCCCCCAAGCCAGGCCAGGATGCTGAAAAAGGCCCTGGAAAAGGAGAAGAAAGCCTTTGAATACCATGAGGTGAAGGAGGGGGGCCACCTCATATTCGGCAAGGACACCAAGACCTGGGAGCACATCGACGCCTTCCTGAAAAAGAATCTCTGA